From Shewanella psychrophila, a single genomic window includes:
- the ubiU gene encoding ubiquinone anaerobic biosynthesis protein UbiU → MELLCPAGNLASLKTALNAGADAVYLGLKNDTNARSFAGLNFTPKKLQQAAEYTKKQGKKIFLTINTFPKPGEEKRWYEAVDIAANTGIDALIMADLSLLDYAHSHYPHLPLHLSVQASATNLGALKLYKEEFNIERAVLPRVLSMKQVRDLSKVTPVDLEVFAFGSLCIMAEGRCHLSSYVTGQSPNTGGSCSPAKHVRWQEKEGTRLTRLNEVLIDKSSINEQMGYPVVCKGRYTTQDNSEPTHLLESPTSLNTLSLLPELAKAKVVSLKIEGRQRSPAYVEQVTSVWRRAIDTYLNNPTQYRTRDEWNRALSKVSEGQTTTLGAYERIWQ, encoded by the coding sequence ATGGAACTGCTGTGTCCGGCAGGTAATTTGGCGTCACTGAAAACTGCACTCAACGCAGGAGCCGATGCCGTCTACCTAGGCTTAAAGAACGACACCAATGCCAGATCATTCGCGGGCCTCAACTTTACCCCGAAAAAACTTCAGCAGGCAGCCGAATACACTAAGAAGCAAGGGAAAAAGATCTTCCTAACCATCAATACTTTTCCTAAGCCCGGAGAGGAGAAGCGTTGGTACGAAGCCGTTGATATTGCTGCCAATACTGGTATCGACGCCTTGATCATGGCCGATCTTTCATTGCTGGACTATGCCCACAGCCACTACCCTCACCTGCCACTGCATCTGTCGGTGCAGGCCAGTGCCACCAATTTAGGAGCGCTAAAACTCTATAAAGAGGAGTTTAATATCGAACGCGCCGTATTGCCTCGGGTGTTATCCATGAAGCAGGTGAGAGATCTCTCTAAGGTCACTCCGGTGGATCTGGAAGTCTTTGCATTTGGCAGCCTCTGCATCATGGCCGAAGGCCGCTGCCACCTCTCCTCTTATGTGACCGGCCAGTCACCCAATACCGGTGGCTCCTGCTCGCCTGCTAAACACGTTCGCTGGCAGGAAAAAGAGGGAACCCGATTGACGCGCCTCAACGAGGTTCTTATCGATAAGTCCTCCATAAACGAACAAATGGGCTATCCCGTCGTCTGTAAGGGCCGATACACCACCCAAGATAACAGCGAGCCGACACACCTGCTCGAATCCCCCACAAGCTTAAATACCTTAAGCCTGCTCCCTGAACTTGCCAAAGCAAAAGTGGTGTCTTTAAAAATTGAGGGCCGACAACGTAGCCCAGCTTATGTAGAGCAAGTGACCTCAGTGTGGCGACGCGCCATCGATACCTATCTCAATAACCCAACGCAGTATCGAACCCGAGATGAATGGAACAGGGCATTATCGAAAGTCTCAGAGGGGCAAACCACCACATTGGGCGCCTATGAACGAATCTGGCAGTAA
- a CDS encoding U32 family peptidase, with the protein MKVSLGPLLYCWPKEKVIEFYQAVANSQLPLVYLGETICSRRRELKFTDYMDLAHMLRASGKEVVISTLALLEAPSEYTELKKQVDNGEFTIEANDIGAVQAAKELGLPFICGPTVNNYNLASLKKLHSWGMQRFVMPVELSKHWLDKVISTETPAFEVEVFGHGFMPLALSARCFTARHKGLTKDKCQTICISNSKGLLAQTQESEPLLRLNGIQTQSAASIDLSSEKADMERMGVDYFRVSPSSLRSVELADTLFDGEHQRQVKQEKRESELSCNGYWHQQAGFSTL; encoded by the coding sequence ATGAAAGTATCACTCGGGCCACTATTATATTGCTGGCCGAAAGAGAAGGTTATCGAATTTTATCAAGCCGTTGCCAATAGTCAGCTCCCGCTGGTGTATCTGGGAGAGACCATATGCAGTCGCCGCCGCGAACTTAAGTTTACTGACTATATGGACTTGGCTCATATGCTCAGGGCCTCGGGCAAAGAGGTGGTAATCTCGACTCTGGCATTACTGGAAGCCCCATCAGAATATACCGAGCTAAAGAAACAAGTCGACAATGGTGAATTTACCATCGAAGCCAACGACATCGGCGCTGTACAGGCAGCTAAAGAGCTGGGCCTGCCCTTTATTTGCGGCCCCACAGTCAATAATTACAACTTAGCCAGCTTGAAGAAGCTACACAGCTGGGGTATGCAACGTTTCGTCATGCCAGTTGAGCTTTCTAAACATTGGCTCGACAAGGTCATATCAACCGAAACGCCCGCGTTCGAAGTCGAAGTCTTTGGTCATGGATTTATGCCCTTAGCCCTCTCGGCACGCTGCTTTACCGCCAGACACAAGGGACTGACCAAAGACAAGTGCCAGACCATCTGCATCTCAAATTCTAAGGGATTGTTAGCCCAGACTCAGGAATCAGAGCCCCTACTACGGCTTAATGGCATACAGACTCAGTCGGCAGCCAGCATCGACCTCTCGTCGGAGAAAGCCGATATGGAGAGAATGGGCGTAGATTATTTCAGGGTATCTCCCTCTAGCCTGAGGAGCGTCGAGCTTGCGGATACATTATTTGATGGCGAGCATCAGCGGCAAGTAAAACAAGAAAAGCGCGAATCTGAGCTCAGTTGCAATGGCTACTGGCATCAGCAAGCGGGCTTCAGTACGCTTTAA
- a CDS encoding DUF998 domain-containing protein, translated as MVEKSRKLSSLAFKFGVLGSVGLIIGTVLSVIGFQDFEGHGFNFLNHTLSELGHYGHSKFAVVINGGLFFGSLSFIMFCLFSIQLMDNRALYPLLIALVCTFISLAAAGLFPVNVYHLHTAALKYFFYGGGVSSFLYLIYILMRGRLFYSRWNTFTGMLTFISFLSFLLFSHQSLGLTSAGRPFYQEMVMSLPRPDIWWPATLEWICMGLFMLWTLGLVSSLKSRG; from the coding sequence ATGGTAGAAAAGAGCAGAAAGCTATCCAGCTTAGCGTTTAAGTTTGGTGTACTCGGGAGTGTCGGTTTAATTATCGGCACTGTGTTATCTGTGATTGGCTTTCAAGATTTCGAGGGACACGGCTTTAATTTTCTTAATCATACCCTCAGTGAGCTGGGCCATTATGGTCATTCTAAGTTTGCCGTGGTGATCAATGGCGGGCTATTTTTTGGTAGCTTAAGTTTTATTATGTTTTGCCTGTTTTCAATTCAGCTGATGGATAACAGAGCCCTCTACCCGTTATTAATCGCACTCGTTTGTACCTTTATATCATTGGCGGCAGCGGGGTTATTTCCTGTTAATGTTTATCACCTGCACACTGCGGCATTGAAATACTTTTTCTATGGCGGGGGAGTTAGCTCATTCCTCTACCTTATCTACATTTTGATGAGAGGTAGGTTGTTCTATTCTCGCTGGAATACATTCACAGGCATGTTGACCTTCATCAGTTTCTTAAGCTTTCTCTTGTTTTCCCATCAGTCTTTGGGGTTAACTAGCGCAGGAAGACCCTTCTATCAGGAGATGGTGATGAGCTTGCCCAGACCGGATATCTGGTGGCCTGCGACGTTGGAGTGGATCTGTATGGGGCTATTTATGCTCTGGACTTTAGGCTTAGTCAGTAGTTTAAAGTCCAGAGGATGA